One part of the Gossypium raimondii isolate GPD5lz chromosome 1, ASM2569854v1, whole genome shotgun sequence genome encodes these proteins:
- the LOC105785412 gene encoding chaperone protein dnaJ 6, with protein sequence MGKRKKSRVSRDEDEEDEVVQEEEGNHSSSNEKSLYEILGVEKVASQQEIKKAYYKLALRLHPDKNPGDEEAKEKFQQLQKVISILGDEEKRAVYDQTGCVDDTDLAGDVVENLKSFFRTMYKKVTDADIEEFEANYRGSDSEKKDLIDLYRKFKGNMNKLFCSMLCSDPKLDSHRFKDMLDEAIAAGELKESKAYKKWAKKVSEMKPPTSPLRRKGKSNKQPESDLFAIISQRRNERKDRFDSMFSSLVSKYGGNAESEPTEEEFEAAKRKVESKKASNNSKRKRQ encoded by the exons AtgggaaagagaaagaaatctaGGGTTTCACGCGATGAAGATGAGGAGGATGAAGTAGTTCAAGAAGAAGAGGGCAATCATTCTTCTTCAAACGAAAAGAGCTTATATGAG ATTCTTGGAGTCGAAAAAGTAGCATCTCAGCAAGAGATTAAGAAAGCATATTATAAGTTGGCACTGAGACTTCATCCTGATAAGAACCCTGGTGATGAG GAAGCCAAAGAGAAATTTCAGCAGTTGCAAAAGGTCATATCGATTCTCGGTGACGAAGAGAAACGGGCTGTCTATGACCAAACAGGTTGCGTTGATGACACT GATCTTGCTGGGGATGTTGTTGAGAATTTGAAAAGCTTTTTCAGGACTATGTACAAAAAG GTCACCGATGCTGATATTGAAGAGTTTGAAGCAAATTATAGGGGGTCTGATTCAGAGAAGAAAGATTTGATTGATCTTTACAGGAAGTTCAAGGGCAATATGAATAA GCTCTTCTGTTCTATGCTTTGTTCAGATCCCAAGCTTGATTCACACCGTTTCAAGGACATGCTTGATGAGGCTATAGCAGCCG GAGAACTTAAAGAATCCAAAGCCTATAAGAAATGGGCAAAGAAAGTATCCGAAATGAAGCCACCCACGAGTCCCTTGAGGAGGAAGGGGAA ATCAAATAAACAGCCAGAATCAGATCTATTTGCAATTATATCTCAGCGTCGAAATGAGAGGAAAGACCGATTTGATTCCATGTTTTCATCACTGGTATCCAAATATGGGGGTAACGCAGAGTCTGAACCCACTGAAGAAGAATTTGAAGCTGCGAAGAGGAAAGTTGAAAGCAAAAAGGCCTCCAACAACTCAAAACGGAAGCGGCAGTAG